The genomic segment AATATTCTCCACGAAGCCCCCGCTGCCCAACCCGAAAAGAAACGACCAAGTGTCAAACGGTTGCTGCAAGGAGACGGCGCTAACCTCATCGCATTCACATTCAGCCCTGGACAATCACTCCCCGACCACCGCTCCGCACACCCCATCACGGTGACAGCATTTTCAGGGCAGCTTACCTTCAGCTACGGCGATGAAACCCACATGCTTAATCCTGGAGTTACTGTTCATTTGGATGCCCACATCACACACCGCGTGGACTGCCCAGAAGACTCCACCGACAATGCCGTGATGCTGCTAACCATGCTGACTGGTGAAAAGCATTAGGTCTCTTTCACTATCATTTCGGTAGCCTTCTTCTCTACTAGAACACCTGCGGGAACCAGTTCATCATAAGATTTTTCCTTCCACGGCTTCATCCATACCAGTTCTTCCGGACGGAGCTCCTCACCGCATTCGCTGCACCAACTACCAGGCTCCGTTTCTCGATTGCACGGTTTATGGATCATCGCCATATGCCCACCACCTTCAGGCAGCTCGGTATGCCGTTCACCCCACTGAGCTAAATACTGCAATACCGGCAAAAGCTCTACAGCTGATTCGGTAGCCACATATCCTTGCCGAATACGTCTGCCGTTTTCATAATCTGCTCGAGCAAGCAGACCGTCCTCAACCATGGATCTCAGTCTCCGGGAAAGTACTGCTTCAGAAATTTCAAGACTGTCACGGAGTTGCTCAAACCGCCCTCTCCCATGAAGAACATCTCGAATGATCAGCATTACCCATGGATCGCCAACAACGTCCAGCGAGCGTCGAATCGGACACAGTTCCTTTGACCAATCAGATCGAAGTGGCATTTTCTCCCTCTCGTTAGCTCCTTCATGTAACCTTAGGCCACCAATGTAGCTTTCTTAAAGAAAGTCAGAAAATGCCTTCTAATCTTAATAATTTTCCACCGCCCAAACACCGACGTATTCATCCTGCATGGTGGGTAGCGGCCACAGTGTTCCTTGCACTCTTTGGTGCAGCAGGCTTCCGGGCTGCCCCCGGTGCACTCATGGTGCCACTGCATGAGGAATTTGGGTGGTCAATGTCGATCATGTCATTTGCGGTCAGCATCAACCTCCTTTTATTCGGACTGGTCTCTCCATTCTCCGCAGCTTTATGGGATGCGCAAA from the Corynebacterium crudilactis genome contains:
- a CDS encoding cupin domain-containing protein, producing MTVFNILHEAPAAQPEKKRPSVKRLLQGDGANLIAFTFSPGQSLPDHRSAHPITVTAFSGQLTFSYGDETHMLNPGVTVHLDAHITHRVDCPEDSTDNAVMLLTMLTGEKH
- a CDS encoding winged helix-turn-helix transcriptional regulator produces the protein MPLRSDWSKELCPIRRSLDVVGDPWVMLIIRDVLHGRGRFEQLRDSLEISEAVLSRRLRSMVEDGLLARADYENGRRIRQGYVATESAVELLPVLQYLAQWGERHTELPEGGGHMAMIHKPCNRETEPGSWCSECGEELRPEELVWMKPWKEKSYDELVPAGVLVEKKATEMIVKET